One segment of Solanum stenotomum isolate F172 chromosome 1, ASM1918654v1, whole genome shotgun sequence DNA contains the following:
- the LOC125859000 gene encoding histone H3.2 encodes MARTKQTARKSTGGKAPRKQLATKAARKSAPATGGVKKPHRFRPGTVALREIRKYQKSTELLIRKLPFQRLVREIAQDFKTDLRFQSSAVAALQEAAEAYLVGLFEDTNLCAIHAKRVTIMPKDIQLARRIRGERA; translated from the coding sequence ATGGCCCGTACTAAGCAAACAGCTCGCAAATCTACAGGTGGAAAGGCACCAAGGAAGCAGTTAGCTACCAAGGCTGCAAGAAAGTCAGCTCCGGCAACTGGAGGAGTGAAGAAGCCTCACCGTTTCCGCCCAGGAACTGTGGCTTTGAGGGAGATCAGGAAGTATCAGAAATCTACGGAGTTGTTGATTAGGAAGCTTCCATTTCAAAGGCTGGTGAGGGAAATTGCTCAGGATTTCAAGACAGATCTGAGGTTTCAGAGTAGTGCTGTTGCTGCTTTACAAGAGGCTGCTGAGGCATACCTTGTTGGTCTCTTTGAAGATACTAATCTCTGTGCAATTCATGCTAAGAGGGTCACGATCATGCCTAAGGATATTCAGCTTGCTAGGAGGATTCGCGGAGAAAGGGCTTAA